One genomic region from Terriglobales bacterium encodes:
- a CDS encoding L,D-transpeptidase family protein has product MPKISWKPGTRLLIAALGCSTTLQAAQTHALAATAQADKVVVLKKARQLILYSHGQELKRYSVSLGSDPVGPKAREGDHKTPEGIYVLDRRNPKSRFYRSIHISYPNPEQIEAARKLGTSAGGDVFIHGLPNGFGWLGRIHLKMDWTDGCIAVTDDEMDEIWRVVPDGTPIEIEP; this is encoded by the coding sequence ATGCCAAAGATCAGCTGGAAACCGGGTACAAGACTGCTAATTGCGGCCCTAGGATGCTCGACCACACTGCAGGCGGCACAAACCCATGCACTCGCCGCCACCGCGCAGGCTGACAAAGTCGTAGTCCTGAAAAAAGCACGCCAGCTGATTCTGTACAGTCATGGTCAGGAGCTGAAGCGGTATTCAGTCTCCCTTGGAAGTGATCCGGTCGGACCGAAGGCTCGCGAAGGGGATCATAAGACGCCGGAAGGAATCTACGTCTTAGATCGGCGAAATCCCAAGAGCCGCTTCTATCGTTCGATCCACATCTCTTACCCAAATCCTGAGCAGATCGAAGCCGCGCGTAAACTCGGCACCTCGGCAGGTGGTGATGTATTCATTCATGGTCTGCCCAACGGCTTTGGATGGTTGGGACGTATACATCTGAAAATGGATTGGACAGATGGATGTATTGCCGTGACTGACGATGAAATGGATGAAATCTGGCGAGTCGTACCGGATGGGACACCTATAGAGATCGAGCCG